A region of Candidatus Effluviviaceae Genus I sp. DNA encodes the following proteins:
- the tuf gene encoding elongation factor Tu (EF-Tu; promotes GTP-dependent binding of aminoacyl-tRNA to the A-site of ribosomes during protein biosynthesis; when the tRNA anticodon matches the mRNA codon, GTP hydrolysis results; the inactive EF-Tu-GDP leaves the ribosome and release of GDP is promoted by elongation factor Ts; many prokaryotes have two copies of the gene encoding EF-Tu): MAKQKFERTKPHINVGTIGHVDHGKTTLTAAITKVLEQKGLS, from the coding sequence ATGGCGAAGCAGAAGTTCGAGCGGACGAAGCCTCACATCAACGTGGGGACGATCGGGCACGTGGACCACGGGAAGACGACGCTGACGGCGGCGATCACGAAGGTCCTTGAGCAGAAGGGCCTGTCG